GGCTGGTAGACCTCGTCGCCCATCGTCTCTTCGGTTCCCATGGCTCGCTCCCGGTCGGCTGCGGTTTCGCCTGCTCCGCGTATCCAGCCTGGCGCAGGTCACACATCCCGGCACCCGCGCGCGGTGCAAACGGGCGCCGGACACGCCCGTGCCGCCCCCGCGCGGCGCGTGGAGCGTCGTACGGGGGCGGCACGGGACGCGGCCCCGGCACCTCGGGGGGCCCGGTCGGACCCGTCGGAACCGACAGGGCCCGGTGGACCGGGTGGCCCGGCGGTAATCGGTGGACCCGGTCGGTCCTGTGGCGGGCGCCGGACCCTGTGGCGGGCGCGCCGGTCCGGCGCGTGGGGCGCGGAGCACCGGCGCGGACCGGGAGAGCGTTCTCCCGGCCCGGCGCGGGGAACTCAGCGCTTGAAAGCGTTCTTGGCCTTCTTGCCGGCCTCGCGCAGGTCGGCCTTGGCCCGTTCGGTGCGGCCTTCGGCGGTCATGCTCTCGTTGCCGACCGTGCGGCCCACGTTCTCCTTGACCGCACCCTTGGCCTGCTCGACCTTGGCGTTTGCCTTCCGCTTAGCGGACATGTGCGTACTCCCTGGCTGTCGGTCGCTTACCCCCACGGGGTGCGCCTGCCCCGCCCCCGTACGACCAAACCAGGACGCACCAGCCCGTACCAGCCCACCCCGGGTGCCCCGGATCAGCGCACCCCCTCCTGTGTGCGGCGTACGCACTCCGCGACGACGGCCCCCAGGGTGCCGTGCCGGCGCAGCAGCCGGCGCTGGACGCGGGCGCCGTTGCCGCCGCTCACCAGGTCGTCGAGGGCCTTGCTGGCGTGCGCGTGGTCGCCGTTCTCGTCCAGCGCCTCCTCGACGTGCTGGAACAGCGCCTGGACGACCCGCTCGGCCGGGGCGGGCCGCATCGTGCGCGGGTGGACCAG
This genomic window from Streptomyces thermolilacinus SPC6 contains:
- a CDS encoding CsbD family protein encodes the protein MSAKRKANAKVEQAKGAVKENVGRTVGNESMTAEGRTERAKADLREAGKKAKNAFKR